A single region of the Pyricularia oryzae 70-15 chromosome 4, whole genome shotgun sequence genome encodes:
- a CDS encoding endonuclease/exonuclease/phosphatase — protein MLTNAPTAALVALVAGLVAPSLAQSIAEINGNKFVSPLNDQDVKNVTGVVLAKGPNGIWLRSDKPDNDPLTSEAVYVYDSKVGANLAVGDLVALDGRVLEYRSDNKHLFLTEVTTTKNVRKLSSGNPAAPLVIGKDTSAPPTEQYTSLDDGDIFATPNAAARLTEVNPVLDPTKYGLDFWESLNGELVTVRAPVALNRPNTYGDIWVAGDWPTTGRNARGGLTTLGVDANPEAILIGTPLDGTKNPADTKLGDQMTEVTGVVTYAFGFYRILPLTAIRVATPIPFNPRNATLASTGSCSGVTVGIFNVENLCPSSAHLPAIAAQLVDALKTPDLVFLQEVQDDSCATNDGVVDATNTLEALRFAVSNLTDGKVDYSWVEVAPVDNQDGGQPGGNIRVAYLYKPSVLTLAEPTNSVGTGADANEVLPGPTLKFNPGRIDPANAAWAATRKPLVAAWKALNATKPFFTVNVHFSSKGGSSSLHGDLRTPDNSGVTKRTQQATVTGEFIAKILAEDPEAQVIAAGDFNEFIPVSPLQTFMKVSGLLDLDEVVEMAPEERYSYLFDMNTQQLDHTFVSPSLSVRTPCSRRSHFQHLHVNTWSDTAGEVSDHDPSVGRFNVCA, from the exons ATGTTGACAAACGCTCCGACCGCAGCCCTTGTGGCCCTTGTTGCCGGCCTTGTTGCCCCATCTCTGGCCCAGTCCATCGCCGAAATCAACGGCAACAAGTTTGTTTCGCCGCTCAATGACCAGGATGTCAAGAACGTCACTGGAGTTGTCCTTGCAAAGGGCCCCAATGGCATCTGGCTCCGTTCGGACAAGCCGGACAATGACCCTCTGACCTCGGAGGCCGTCTACGTCTATGACAGCAAGGTCGGCGCAAACCTGGCCGTGGGCGATCTTGTCGCTCTCGACGGCCGCGTGCTGGAGTACAGGTCGGACAACAAGCACTTGTTCCTGACCGaggtcaccaccaccaaaaacGTCAGGAAGCTGTCGTCGGGCAACCCCGCTGCGCCCCTGGTCATTGGCAAGGATACGTCCGCCCCGCCGACCGAGCAGTACACTAGCCTCGACGATGGTGACATTTTTGCTACTCccaacgccgccgcccgcttGACCGAGGTGAACCCAGTCTTGGACCCTACCAAGTACGGGCTGGACTTTTGGGAGAGCCTCAACGGCGAGCTTGTCACCGTCCGGGCCCCTGTGGCTCTCAATCGCCCCAACACCTATGGCGACATCTGGGTCGCAGGCGACTGGCCAACCACGGGCCGAAATGCCCGCGGCGGCCTTACGACCCTCGGTGTCGATGCCAACCCGGAGGCCATCCTGATTGGCACCCCGCTCGACGGGACCAAGAACCCGGCCGACACCAAGCTCGGCGATCAAATGACCGAGGTTACGGGCGTCGTCACCTATGCTTTTGGCTTCTACCGCATCCTGCCCCTTACTGCCATCCGCGTGGCTACTCCCATCCCGTTCAACCCTCGCAACGCCACGCTCGCCAGCACGGGAAGCTGCAGCGGCGTGACAGTGGGCATCTTCAACGTCGAGAACCTGTGCCCGTCGTCTGCCCACCTGCCGGCCATCGCCGCCCAGCTGGTCGACGCTCTCAAGACCCCGGATCTCGTCTTCCTGCAAGAGGTCCAGGACGACAGCTGCGCCACCAACGACGGAGTCGTCGACGCCACCAACACCCTCGAGGCCCTCAGGTTTGCCGTCTCCAACCTCACCGACGGCAAGGTCGACTACAGCTGGGTCGAGGTCGCTCCCGTTGACAACCAGGACGGCGGTCAGCCCGGCGGCAACATCCGCGTTGCGTACCTCTACAAGCCCTCCGTCCTGACCCTGGCAGAGCCGACAAACAGCGTTGGCACCGGCGCCGATGCCAACGAGGTGCTGCCCGGCCCCACGCTCAAGTTCAACCCGGGCCGGATCGATCCCGCCAACGCAGCCTGGGCTGCCACCCGCAAGCCCCTCGTTGCTGCCTGGAAGGCTCTCAATGCCACCAAGCCCTTCTTCACTGTCAATGTTCACTTTAGCTCCAAGGGCGGCAGCTCGTCCTTGCACGGAGACCTGCGCACCCCTGACAACAGCGGCGTGACGAAGCGGACGCAGCAGGCAACCGTCACTGGC GAGTTCATCGCCAAGATCCTAGCCGAGGACCCCGAGGCGCAAGTCATCGCGGCCGGCGACTTCAACGAGTTCATCCCCGTGTCCCCGCTgcaaacgtttatgaaggtCTCTGGCCTGCTGGACCTGGACGAGGTGGTAGAGATGGCCCCAGAGGAGCGCTACTCGTACCTCTTCGACATGAACACGCAGCAGCTCGACCACACCTTTGTCAGCCCCTCGCTCTCCGTCAGGACGCCCTGCAGCCGTCGCTCCCACTTCCAGCACCTCCACGTCAACACCTGGTCCGACACGGCCGGTGAGGTGTCGGACCACGACCCCAGCGTCGGCAGGTTCAACGTTTGCGCTTAG